Proteins from one Akkermansiaceae bacterium genomic window:
- a CDS encoding GAF domain-containing protein, whose amino-acid sequence MKPTHDFEALLATILQEFDCQTGTIHRTDASGELLELEAQIGVPEFVLEKITRIPFGKGIAGVAAEKKEPVELCNLQADLGGVAKEDARKTNVAGSLAVPVMMYGSGKVLGTLGIGKHVPHDFTETEKRHLAIHAEQLATLFASEL is encoded by the coding sequence ATGAAACCGACCCACGATTTCGAGGCGCTGCTCGCCACCATCCTCCAGGAGTTCGACTGCCAGACGGGCACCATCCACCGGACGGACGCCAGCGGGGAACTGCTGGAGCTGGAGGCCCAGATCGGGGTGCCGGAGTTCGTGCTGGAGAAGATCACCCGCATCCCCTTCGGCAAGGGCATCGCCGGGGTGGCGGCGGAGAAAAAGGAGCCGGTGGAGCTGTGCAACCTCCAGGCCGATCTGGGCGGCGTGGCGAAGGAAGACGCCCGGAAAACCAATGTCGCGGGTTCCCTGGCCGTACCCGTCATGATGTATGGCAGCGGCAAGGTGCTGGGGACGCTGGGCATCGGCAAGCACGTGCCGCATGACTTCACGGAAACCGAAAAGCGCCACCTGGCCATCCACGCGGAGCAACTGGCCACCCTCTTCGCCAGCGAACTCTGA
- a CDS encoding single-stranded DNA-binding protein translates to MTNVETATRILDTMLGHLGFTVTIEVQDTHDGPCLQIHSGDSESIIGHDGDRLDDLQYLVNRILRRHIPDAERIKVDCGHYRSIQEDRLQEEVRALAERVKSTGKSLQMRPLNAYYRRLVHNVLVGDPAVVSSSPGGDDRLKRITVSPKPTSAPAE, encoded by the coding sequence ATGACCAATGTGGAAACAGCAACGCGGATCCTGGACACGATGCTGGGGCACCTGGGTTTCACGGTGACCATCGAGGTGCAGGACACCCACGACGGACCCTGTCTCCAGATCCACTCGGGGGACAGCGAATCCATCATCGGCCATGACGGCGACCGCCTGGACGACCTCCAGTATCTGGTGAACCGCATCCTGCGCCGCCACATCCCGGACGCGGAGCGGATCAAGGTGGACTGCGGGCACTACCGCTCCATTCAGGAAGACCGGCTCCAGGAGGAAGTGCGCGCCCTCGCGGAACGGGTGAAAAGCACCGGCAAATCCCTCCAGATGAGGCCGCTGAACGCCTACTACCGCCGATTGGTGCACAATGTTCTCGTAGGGGACCCGGCGGTCGTTTCATCCTCCCCGGGCGGAGACGACCGGCTGAAACGCATCACTGTCTCTCCGAAACCAACCTCTGCTCCCGCTGAATGA
- a CDS encoding DoxX family protein has product MKKFFFDCGTRDLTASFGIFVLRVSIGLMMLLGHGIDKIKAFGAKKDAFPVPDLFPLKYMTPPISMMATIGAEVVAAGLLIIGLATRPAAFILAFTMVIAAFQIHHSDPFLVKEKALLYLAAVVAILLTGAGSWSLDATLSKEKRRRW; this is encoded by the coding sequence ATGAAAAAATTCTTCTTTGATTGCGGCACCCGCGATCTGACCGCCTCCTTCGGAATCTTCGTCCTCCGAGTCTCCATCGGCCTGATGATGCTGCTGGGACATGGCATCGACAAGATCAAGGCATTCGGAGCCAAGAAGGATGCCTTCCCGGTGCCGGACCTGTTCCCGCTGAAATACATGACCCCGCCGATCAGCATGATGGCGACCATCGGCGCGGAAGTGGTGGCGGCGGGACTGCTCATCATCGGTCTGGCTACCCGTCCGGCGGCTTTCATCCTGGCTTTCACCATGGTCATCGCCGCATTCCAGATCCATCACAGCGATCCGTTCCTGGTGAAGGAAAAAGCACTGCTTTATCTGGCGGCTGTGGTTGCCATCCTCCTGACGGGTGCAGGCTCATGGTCGCTGGATGCGACACTTTCCAAGGAGAAACGCCGCCGCTGGTAA
- a CDS encoding acyl-CoA thioesterase, producing the protein METHRLVLPADLNQYGFLFGGSLLAWVDEASWIAASLDYPQSLFVTVGMDLVEFRHSVRQGTILAIKCERAKQGTTSVTYAVEVRDTKSDGGPIFSTNVTFVSVDGEGRKKAISGE; encoded by the coding sequence ATGGAGACCCACCGCCTCGTCCTACCAGCGGATCTGAACCAATATGGGTTCCTTTTCGGTGGCAGCCTGCTCGCGTGGGTGGATGAGGCATCCTGGATCGCCGCCAGCCTGGACTACCCGCAGAGCCTGTTCGTCACCGTGGGGATGGACCTGGTGGAGTTCCGCCACAGCGTCCGCCAGGGAACCATCCTCGCGATCAAATGCGAGCGGGCCAAACAAGGAACCACCAGCGTGACCTACGCCGTGGAGGTGCGTGACACGAAATCGGACGGCGGGCCGATCTTCTCCACGAATGTGACCTTCGTCAGCGTGGATGGAGAAGGGCGGAAGAAGGCGATCTCCGGCGAGTAG
- a CDS encoding PEP-CTERM sorting domain-containing protein (PEP-CTERM proteins occur, often in large numbers, in the proteomes of bacteria that also encode an exosortase, a predicted intramembrane cysteine proteinase. The presence of a PEP-CTERM domain at a protein's C-terminus predicts cleavage within the sorting domain, followed by covalent anchoring to some some component of the (usually Gram-negative) cell surface. Many PEP-CTERM proteins exhibit an unusual sequence composition that includes large numbers of potential glycosylation sites. Expression of one such protein has been shown restore the ability of a bacterium to form floc, a type of biofilm.) → MTTWRWALSGLLPFFLFQEAGAAALYWIGAEDEAGIPLKWSTGLDVIHQQSAIGSIARLTGRSDLESIRNYVAYYSTAPEREIPPGLLEIWLTSPDGSSEESSGERPRGDRFFDGNEEIRGGRDSRRGEGYYAELVPIGNSIEVIPEPSAALLLIAGGCLSGLRRRR, encoded by the coding sequence ATGACAACATGGCGCTGGGCTCTTTCCGGGTTGTTGCCCTTCTTTCTCTTCCAAGAGGCGGGAGCGGCCGCGCTCTATTGGATTGGCGCGGAAGATGAGGCCGGCATCCCTCTGAAATGGAGCACCGGTCTGGATGTGATTCATCAGCAGTCGGCGATTGGCAGTATAGCCCGACTTACCGGGCGGTCCGATCTTGAATCGATCCGCAATTATGTCGCCTATTACTCGACTGCTCCGGAGCGTGAGATTCCTCCGGGATTGCTTGAAATTTGGCTGACTTCTCCGGACGGCTCCAGTGAGGAAAGCTCCGGAGAAAGGCCAAGGGGCGATCGGTTTTTCGATGGCAATGAGGAGATTCGGGGGGGGCGCGATAGCCGTCGGGGTGAAGGATACTACGCCGAATTGGTCCCCATTGGTAACTCGATCGAGGTGATTCCGGAGCCATCCGCCGCGCTGCTGCTCATCGCCGGTGGATGCCTGTCCGGCCTGCGCCGCCGACGTTGA
- a CDS encoding FAD-dependent oxidoreductase, with the protein MAATVETVDIILPLEESENEESRRKEAAKKLGLPRSRVTDTKLRKHSIDARQRAVKVQLRLDVALDGPFEAEEPPTWSCPPLPADAKTCIIVGCGPAGLFAALRCLETGVKPIVLERGKDASARRFDLAPILREGRVIEESNYCFGEGGAGTYSDGKLYTRATKRGPVARVYEILVAHGAPDRILTDAHPHIGSNLLPNVVKAIRGSIIAAGGEVRFQTKVVDFLLTGNRLHGVVTAGGEEITADSVILATGHSARDIYKLLAEKKVLMEQKPFAVGFRIEHPQPFIDRVQYHLSPGQPRPDLLPAARYRLATKIRDRGVHSFCMCPGGWIVPAATENDEVVVNGMSLSRRDSPFANSGMISTVEPEDIQDLTKEHGVLAGIVFQKQLEQTAKKAGGGGQVAPGQRVTDYIAGKISTDLPETSYFPGAKSSPLHELLPKWITSRMREGLKLFGTQMRGYVSSESLLLGFETRTSSPVRIPRRDDTLEHPEIKGLFPCGEGAGYAGGIVSAALDGMRVADAAVV; encoded by the coding sequence GTGGCCGCCACTGTTGAAACCGTCGATATCATCCTTCCGCTCGAAGAGTCGGAAAACGAGGAATCACGCCGCAAGGAGGCGGCGAAAAAGCTGGGGCTGCCACGTTCACGGGTCACGGACACCAAGCTCCGCAAGCACTCCATCGACGCCCGCCAGCGTGCGGTGAAAGTGCAGCTCAGGCTGGATGTGGCGCTGGATGGACCCTTCGAAGCCGAGGAACCGCCCACCTGGTCCTGCCCTCCCCTACCCGCTGACGCGAAGACCTGCATCATCGTCGGCTGCGGGCCGGCCGGGCTTTTCGCTGCGTTGCGCTGTCTGGAAACCGGCGTGAAACCCATCGTCCTGGAGCGCGGCAAGGACGCCAGCGCCCGCCGGTTCGACCTGGCACCGATTCTCCGCGAGGGACGGGTCATCGAGGAGTCGAACTATTGCTTCGGCGAAGGCGGAGCGGGCACCTACTCCGACGGCAAGCTCTACACCCGCGCCACCAAGCGCGGCCCGGTCGCCCGGGTCTATGAAATCCTGGTCGCCCATGGTGCGCCGGATCGGATCCTGACGGACGCGCACCCGCACATCGGCTCCAACCTGTTGCCGAACGTGGTGAAAGCCATCCGGGGGTCCATCATCGCCGCGGGCGGAGAGGTCCGTTTCCAGACAAAGGTGGTGGATTTCCTGCTCACCGGGAACCGCCTCCATGGCGTGGTCACCGCAGGCGGAGAGGAAATCACCGCGGACAGCGTGATCCTCGCCACCGGCCACTCCGCGCGGGACATCTACAAGTTGCTGGCGGAAAAAAAGGTTCTGATGGAGCAGAAGCCCTTCGCCGTCGGCTTCCGCATCGAGCATCCGCAGCCGTTCATCGACCGGGTGCAGTACCACCTTTCCCCGGGCCAGCCGCGGCCCGACCTGCTGCCCGCCGCACGCTACCGGCTGGCGACGAAGATCCGCGACCGCGGCGTCCATTCCTTCTGCATGTGCCCGGGTGGCTGGATCGTCCCCGCCGCCACAGAGAATGACGAAGTGGTGGTGAACGGCATGAGCCTTTCCCGGCGCGACTCGCCTTTCGCGAACTCCGGCATGATCTCCACGGTCGAGCCGGAGGACATCCAGGACCTCACCAAGGAACACGGCGTGCTCGCGGGCATCGTCTTCCAGAAGCAACTGGAACAGACCGCGAAAAAGGCGGGCGGTGGCGGACAAGTCGCGCCCGGCCAGCGGGTCACGGACTACATCGCGGGGAAAATCTCCACCGATCTCCCGGAGACGAGTTACTTCCCCGGCGCGAAATCCTCCCCGCTCCATGAGCTGCTGCCAAAGTGGATCACCAGCCGCATGCGGGAAGGATTGAAACTCTTCGGCACCCAGATGCGCGGCTATGTTTCCAGCGAGTCGCTGCTCCTCGGCTTCGAGACACGCACCAGTTCCCCGGTGCGGATCCCCCGCCGGGATGACACGCTGGAGCACCCGGAGATCAAGGGCCTGTTCCCCTGTGGCGAAGGCGCGGGCTATGCCGGTGGCATCGTCAGCGCGGCGCTCGACGGCATGCGCGTGGCGGATGCGGCGGTGGTGTGA
- the bamA gene encoding outer membrane protein assembly factor BamA: MSHRIGRAAAYSSLALLSVAGELKAQDFEGKTISELSIQYRGAKTVDEARIRNLMNTKAGTTYRAEGLDNDIRTLFASGLVDDVRFLAEPSGAGVKVIAEVTTRPELVGVGFVGNTIFKDQKLAKESKLKTGSALSDEQILEARRNIEKYYQGYGYPDVSVTHRTQPTAREGASDLIFVIDEGQKNEVRKIRFNGNNNFTASELRKEMKTKEKGWFSWLTKSGRFESTQLDTDQEAISDYYQSKGYLRVQVDVTREPVSDGRVDLVVNINEGDKYTVNGVSFGKMTVFQSDELYPALTLNSNSAYSSKKMRDDVTMIRSYYGSRGYADVVVDPHITDAGPNRVNIHYKITEGSRYRVGKVNIEGNTKTKDKVIRREVPLKPGDWFNSVELDTTKARLENLQYFSEVQASGSPGGSGYRDVNVLVEEKATGSVGVGLGFSSIDSIVGFLNLEQSNFDLFNPWNFTGGGQRFAMNLRLGSERTDFSMSLVEPWFMDKQLALGGELFFRQSTYFSDYFEQTNVGAAVSLRKPLGNRSSLKFEYRLEQVEIDLENNVPAVSLLNGEEGDFLRSALSANYIYDSRDSTLLPRSGHKFDAGLTVAGLGGDVETFTLSLQGQKYWNLKWDTILSLNGELAFVDGWGGDVPVFERMFLGGGRTLRGFEFRDVGPRDVAGGTGEVIGGQSLGFLSVEYTVPIVETVRAAVFYDMGFVNAGSWDPSPSDLYSDVGVGIRLKLPISPLPLALDYAIPVSSPDKEADQGGQFNFYLNYQY; encoded by the coding sequence ATGTCCCACCGCATTGGTCGGGCCGCCGCCTATTCCTCGCTCGCGCTGCTTTCGGTGGCTGGAGAGCTGAAGGCGCAGGACTTCGAGGGAAAGACCATTTCCGAACTGTCGATCCAGTATCGCGGTGCGAAGACGGTTGATGAGGCCCGCATCCGCAACCTCATGAACACCAAGGCCGGAACGACCTACCGCGCCGAGGGGCTGGACAACGATATCCGCACGCTCTTCGCGTCCGGCCTCGTTGACGACGTGCGTTTCCTTGCCGAGCCATCCGGCGCGGGCGTGAAGGTCATCGCCGAAGTGACGACCCGTCCCGAACTGGTGGGGGTCGGTTTCGTCGGCAACACGATTTTCAAGGACCAGAAGCTGGCGAAGGAGTCCAAGCTCAAGACCGGCAGCGCCCTCAGTGACGAGCAGATCCTGGAAGCCCGCCGGAACATCGAGAAATATTACCAGGGCTACGGCTATCCGGACGTGTCCGTGACCCACCGCACCCAGCCGACCGCCCGCGAAGGCGCCTCCGACCTGATTTTCGTCATCGACGAAGGCCAGAAGAACGAGGTCCGCAAGATCCGCTTCAACGGCAACAACAACTTCACCGCCAGCGAACTCCGCAAGGAGATGAAAACGAAGGAAAAGGGCTGGTTCTCCTGGCTCACCAAGTCCGGACGTTTCGAATCCACCCAGCTCGACACCGACCAGGAGGCCATCTCCGACTACTACCAGAGCAAGGGCTACCTCCGCGTGCAGGTGGATGTCACCCGTGAGCCGGTTTCCGATGGCCGCGTGGACCTCGTGGTGAACATCAACGAAGGCGACAAATACACCGTCAACGGTGTCAGCTTCGGAAAGATGACCGTCTTCCAGTCGGATGAACTCTACCCCGCGCTCACGCTGAACAGCAATTCCGCCTATTCCTCCAAGAAGATGCGGGATGACGTCACCATGATCCGCAGCTACTACGGATCCCGCGGCTATGCGGACGTGGTGGTCGATCCCCACATCACCGACGCCGGCCCGAACCGGGTCAACATCCACTACAAGATCACCGAAGGCTCCCGCTACCGCGTGGGCAAGGTCAACATCGAGGGCAACACCAAGACCAAGGACAAGGTCATCCGCCGGGAAGTCCCGCTCAAGCCGGGTGACTGGTTCAACTCCGTGGAACTGGACACCACCAAGGCCCGTCTGGAGAACCTCCAGTACTTCAGCGAAGTGCAGGCTTCCGGCAGCCCGGGCGGTTCCGGCTACCGCGACGTCAACGTCCTCGTCGAGGAGAAGGCCACCGGCTCCGTCGGTGTCGGCCTTGGTTTCAGCTCGATCGACAGCATCGTCGGCTTCCTCAACCTGGAGCAGTCCAACTTCGACCTCTTCAATCCTTGGAACTTCACCGGTGGCGGCCAGCGCTTCGCGATGAACCTCCGTCTCGGTTCCGAGCGGACGGACTTCAGCATGTCGCTCGTCGAGCCATGGTTCATGGACAAGCAGCTCGCGCTCGGTGGTGAACTCTTCTTCCGCCAGTCCACCTACTTCAGCGACTACTTCGAGCAAACGAACGTCGGTGCCGCCGTCTCCCTCCGGAAACCCCTCGGCAACCGCAGCTCCCTCAAGTTCGAATACCGCCTCGAGCAGGTGGAGATCGACCTGGAGAACAATGTTCCCGCGGTGTCCCTCCTCAACGGCGAGGAAGGCGACTTCCTCCGCAGCGCGTTGTCCGCGAACTACATCTACGACAGCCGGGACAGCACCTTGCTTCCACGCAGCGGCCACAAGTTCGACGCCGGCCTGACCGTTGCCGGACTCGGCGGCGATGTGGAAACCTTCACCCTCTCCCTCCAGGGGCAGAAATACTGGAACCTCAAGTGGGACACCATCCTCTCCCTCAACGGTGAGCTTGCCTTCGTCGATGGATGGGGTGGCGATGTGCCGGTCTTCGAACGGATGTTCCTCGGCGGTGGCCGTACCCTCCGTGGCTTCGAGTTCCGCGATGTGGGTCCGCGTGACGTTGCAGGTGGCACCGGTGAAGTCATCGGCGGCCAGTCCCTCGGCTTCCTCTCCGTGGAATACACCGTGCCGATCGTCGAGACCGTCCGTGCGGCCGTCTTCTATGACATGGGCTTCGTCAATGCCGGAAGCTGGGATCCAAGCCCATCCGATCTCTACAGCGACGTGGGTGTCGGCATCCGCCTCAAGCTGCCGATCAGCCCGCTGCCGCTCGCGCTCGACTACGCCATCCCGGTCAGCTCGCCTGACAAGGAGGCCGACCAGGGCGGCCAGTTCAACTTCTACCTGAACTACCAGTACTAA
- a CDS encoding ABC-F family ATP-binding cassette domain-containing protein: MLTIHKLTKTLGGRTLLREAEMTINWGERVALVGPNGAGKSTLFRMILDEDQPDEGTIERDEYAITGYLPQEAGEPTDETILEIAIGITPELIGYLRTIREGEKSGNLSSPEFAHAQDQFTALNGYQLEPKAKKILAGLGFKQDDFAKPAREYSGGWVMRAHLAKLLVMEPDLLMLDEPTNHLDLISLLWLQRYLLNYSGAILMISHDRDFMDSIIETVVEIDPDAAALLSYTGNYTSYLDQREKRFEQQTAAYRAQQKEIEGHQEFIDRFRQVGSKAAQVQSRIKFLEKLERVEKPRTPRKPFKFNFPQPPRSNQKVIELSQVEQSYGDKLIYKGLDLVVDKGEKIVLVGPNGAGKSTLLKILAGVIPISGGKREPGYATKIGYYSQHRSEALNEDNTVLEEVMASCTTLREEDARAILGSFLFRRADVEKRCGVLSGGEKSRLNLVKFLVDPPNLLLMDEPTTHLDILSIDSLVQALKNYEGTLVFISHDVHFIRTLAESTYHITRNEKNPEKGALLTKYSGGYDYFLEKSGLSDDRGAVTAS, encoded by the coding sequence GTGCTCACGATCCACAAGCTCACCAAGACCCTCGGCGGACGCACCCTGCTCCGCGAGGCGGAAATGACCATCAACTGGGGCGAGCGCGTCGCCCTCGTCGGACCGAACGGCGCCGGCAAGTCCACCCTTTTCCGGATGATCCTCGATGAAGACCAGCCTGACGAAGGCACCATCGAGCGCGACGAATACGCCATCACCGGCTACCTCCCACAGGAGGCGGGCGAGCCGACCGACGAAACGATCCTGGAAATCGCCATCGGCATCACACCGGAACTCATCGGCTACCTCCGGACCATCCGCGAGGGCGAAAAGTCCGGCAACCTTTCCTCCCCGGAGTTCGCCCACGCACAGGATCAGTTCACCGCGCTGAACGGCTACCAGCTTGAGCCGAAAGCGAAGAAGATCCTCGCTGGCCTGGGTTTCAAACAGGACGACTTCGCCAAACCCGCGCGTGAATACTCCGGCGGCTGGGTCATGCGCGCCCACTTGGCGAAGCTGCTGGTGATGGAGCCGGACCTGCTCATGCTGGACGAGCCGACCAACCACCTGGATCTCATCTCCCTGCTCTGGCTCCAGCGCTACCTGCTGAACTACTCCGGAGCCATCCTCATGATCTCCCACGACCGGGACTTCATGGACTCCATCATCGAGACCGTCGTCGAGATCGACCCGGACGCCGCCGCCCTCCTTTCCTATACCGGCAACTACACCTCCTACCTGGACCAGCGGGAGAAACGGTTCGAGCAACAGACCGCCGCCTACCGGGCGCAGCAGAAGGAAATCGAAGGCCACCAGGAGTTCATCGACCGCTTCCGCCAGGTCGGCTCGAAAGCCGCGCAGGTGCAGTCCCGGATCAAGTTCCTCGAAAAACTGGAGCGGGTGGAGAAGCCGCGCACGCCGAGGAAGCCGTTCAAGTTCAACTTCCCCCAGCCGCCCCGCTCGAACCAGAAGGTCATCGAGTTGAGCCAGGTGGAACAGTCCTATGGCGACAAGCTGATCTACAAGGGCCTCGACCTCGTCGTGGACAAGGGCGAGAAGATCGTTCTCGTCGGCCCGAACGGCGCGGGCAAGTCCACCCTGCTCAAGATCCTGGCCGGGGTCATCCCGATCAGTGGCGGCAAGCGCGAGCCGGGGTACGCGACGAAGATCGGCTACTACTCCCAGCATCGCTCCGAAGCCCTCAATGAGGACAACACCGTGCTGGAGGAGGTCATGGCTTCCTGCACCACTCTCCGTGAGGAGGATGCACGCGCCATCCTCGGCTCGTTCCTGTTCCGCCGTGCGGATGTGGAGAAACGCTGCGGCGTCCTTTCCGGTGGTGAGAAGTCCCGCCTCAACCTGGTGAAGTTCCTGGTCGATCCGCCGAACCTCCTGCTGATGGACGAGCCGACGACCCACCTCGACATCCTTTCCATCGACTCGCTGGTGCAGGCGCTGAAGAACTACGAAGGCACACTGGTCTTCATCTCCCACGACGTCCACTTCATCCGCACGCTGGCGGAAAGCACCTACCACATCACGCGGAACGAGAAGAATCCGGAGAAGGGCGCCCTGCTGACGAAGTACAGCGGCGGCTACGACTACTTCCTGGAGAAATCCGGACTAAGTGATGATCGTGGCGCGGTGACGGCGTCCTGA
- a CDS encoding GNAT family N-acetyltransferase yields MTPELSVWQHAIPDDVEELLPLLEAFYSEEQLDHDAPSVRSAVVDLLADPDLGGVWLLRVEGVLAGYLIATLGFSVEFGGRYVLLDELFILPEFRGGGKWRQGFREVESWARQRGIHALRLEVNHHNEKAGNLYLADGFSDDERSIFTKRLG; encoded by the coding sequence ATGACGCCCGAGCTTTCCGTCTGGCAGCACGCCATCCCTGATGATGTGGAGGAACTGCTGCCCCTGCTGGAGGCATTCTACTCCGAGGAACAACTGGATCATGACGCTCCGTCCGTCCGCTCGGCGGTCGTGGACCTGCTGGCGGATCCGGATCTCGGCGGCGTGTGGTTGCTGCGGGTGGAGGGCGTGCTGGCCGGGTATCTCATCGCCACGCTGGGCTTCAGCGTGGAGTTCGGCGGACGCTATGTCCTGCTGGATGAACTTTTCATCCTTCCCGAGTTCCGGGGTGGGGGGAAATGGCGTCAGGGATTCCGAGAGGTGGAATCATGGGCGCGGCAGCGCGGCATCCACGCGCTGCGGCTGGAAGTGAACCACCACAATGAAAAAGCCGGGAACCTTTACCTTGCGGATGGTTTCAGTGATGATGAACGCTCTATTTTCACGAAGCGTCTCGGTTGA
- a CDS encoding amidohydrolase family protein, producing the protein MSAAPYFDLQVNGFAGVDFQRDDVDAAALERAMDALLRHGTGKILLTLITDRADALCRRLEHLRKLREASPAAREIIAGFHLEGPWLLPEPGYHGAHDPRRMSAPDLRMFDLFQEAAGGLLRLVTLAPELRGSPELIAHAASRGVRTAIGHSNASDADIEVAIHAGMTLCTHVGNGVPVTMHRHDNVIQRLLARDELTAVFIPDGIHLPPGVLRNFVRAKPPGKVLFTTDCMAAAGAGPGRYSLAHVEVEVGEDGVVREPGKETFAGSSLTMDRAVENVRGFLGWSREDAVAACSIRVGCMLGL; encoded by the coding sequence ATGTCAGCAGCACCTTACTTCGATCTCCAGGTGAATGGCTTCGCCGGAGTGGACTTCCAGCGGGACGATGTGGACGCCGCCGCCCTGGAGCGGGCGATGGACGCCTTGCTCCGCCATGGCACGGGAAAGATCCTGCTCACCCTCATTACAGACCGGGCGGATGCCCTCTGCCGGCGGCTGGAACATCTCCGGAAACTGCGGGAGGCGTCACCCGCTGCCCGGGAAATCATTGCCGGATTCCATCTGGAGGGGCCATGGCTGCTGCCGGAGCCGGGTTATCACGGCGCGCATGATCCCCGCCGCATGTCCGCGCCGGACCTGCGGATGTTCGATCTTTTCCAAGAGGCGGCCGGCGGCCTGTTGCGGCTGGTCACGCTCGCACCGGAGCTGCGCGGTTCTCCGGAACTCATCGCGCACGCCGCATCCCGTGGTGTCAGGACGGCCATCGGCCATTCCAATGCGTCCGACGCGGACATCGAAGTCGCCATACACGCGGGCATGACGCTCTGCACCCACGTGGGGAACGGTGTGCCGGTCACCATGCACCGCCATGACAACGTGATCCAGCGCTTGCTGGCGCGGGACGAGCTTACGGCGGTCTTCATCCCGGATGGCATCCACCTGCCGCCCGGAGTGCTGCGGAATTTCGTGCGCGCGAAGCCACCGGGAAAAGTCCTCTTCACCACCGACTGCATGGCCGCCGCCGGTGCCGGGCCGGGCCGATACTCGCTGGCCCACGTGGAGGTGGAGGTGGGGGAGGACGGCGTCGTCCGTGAGCCGGGCAAGGAAACCTTCGCAGGATCTTCGCTGACGATGGACCGTGCGGTGGAAAATGTGCGTGGCTTCCTCGGCTGGTCGCGTGAGGATGCGGTTGCCGCTTGCTCGATACGGGTGGGATGCATGCTGGGCCTGTAG
- a CDS encoding glucosamine-6-phosphate deaminase, with protein sequence MSANPLAQPAVFIHFNRKEMGTAAAAKVHGEILRIVAEKGGARMVMACAPSQDDYYAALIPLVRSAPEVWSKVEIFHMDEYVGLTADSPQSFRSYLREHFLDHVEVAAFHPIGGEADPSAESVRYEALLSAAPIDIISMGIGENGHIAFNDPPVADFNDPHLIKRVELDAICRQQQVNDGCFPTLDAVPTHALSLTLPVFARAGMLVCIVPGVRKAEAVRNTLLGPVGTACPATLLRGHTNSFLYLDDDSASLLDH encoded by the coding sequence ATGTCCGCCAACCCACTCGCCCAGCCCGCAGTCTTCATCCATTTCAACCGGAAGGAGATGGGCACGGCCGCCGCCGCAAAGGTCCATGGGGAGATCCTCCGCATCGTGGCGGAGAAGGGCGGCGCGCGCATGGTGATGGCATGCGCCCCATCGCAGGATGACTACTATGCCGCGCTCATCCCGCTGGTGCGCTCCGCGCCGGAAGTCTGGAGCAAGGTCGAAATTTTCCACATGGACGAGTATGTCGGCCTCACGGCGGATTCACCGCAGAGCTTCCGGAGCTATCTGCGGGAGCACTTCCTGGATCATGTGGAGGTGGCCGCGTTCCACCCCATCGGCGGGGAGGCGGATCCTTCTGCGGAAAGTGTCCGTTACGAAGCGCTGCTTTCCGCCGCGCCCATCGACATCATCAGCATGGGCATCGGTGAAAACGGACACATCGCATTCAATGATCCGCCAGTCGCGGATTTCAACGATCCCCATCTGATCAAGAGAGTGGAGCTGGATGCCATCTGCCGTCAGCAGCAGGTGAACGATGGTTGCTTCCCCACGCTGGACGCGGTGCCTACCCACGCGCTCAGCCTCACCCTGCCCGTGTTCGCCCGTGCCGGGATGCTGGTCTGCATCGTCCCCGGAGTGAGGAAAGCGGAAGCGGTGAGGAACACCCTGCTGGGGCCGGTCGGCACGGCATGTCCGGCCACCCTGCTGCGCGGACATACGAATTCGTTCCTCTATCTCGATGATGACTCCGCCTCGCTGCTCGACCACTGA